The proteins below come from a single Holdemania massiliensis genomic window:
- a CDS encoding sodium-dependent transporter, which yields MNSKRGQWASNLGFILAAAGSAVGLGNIWKFPGKIAAYGGGAFLLLYVLIVALIGLPVMLAELSIGRATQKNVVGAFHSLNRRWTFCGALGVITLFVILSYYCIVGGWVTKYVFVYLTGAHFPATAAPFQDFFVQFISAPVQPLLWGALFLGVCIFVVVRGVSSGIEKFSKFLMPCLFLLLIAIMLRAVTLPNAWEGVKYLFEIRPEAINGDTLVAALGQAFFSLSVGMGIMVTYGSYVPKKENLLRSAVMICFLDTLVAILAGLAIVPVVFATMGAEGLGMGGGFAFMALPEVFAMMPGGVLFGLAFFLLLFLAALTSAISILESCTAFLNEELHWSRLKSTLLLAVPMSLFSIGYSLSQNADRGLNLPWLDWKHGLQWLPMNAVMEKFTDNLMIPLGALLFCVFVGWIWGASKAAKEIRGEAQKPFKLEKFWSFIVRYVAPVVILIILYFTLIQGQGLS from the coding sequence ATGAATTCTAAACGAGGACAATGGGCTAGTAATCTGGGCTTTATTCTGGCCGCGGCAGGCAGTGCTGTCGGCTTAGGCAATATCTGGAAGTTTCCAGGCAAAATCGCAGCTTACGGCGGCGGAGCGTTTTTGCTTTTGTATGTACTGATCGTCGCCTTGATCGGCTTGCCAGTCATGCTGGCGGAATTATCCATCGGGCGGGCAACGCAGAAAAATGTCGTCGGCGCGTTTCACAGCTTGAACCGGCGCTGGACTTTCTGCGGCGCACTGGGTGTGATCACGTTGTTTGTTATTTTATCCTATTACTGTATTGTCGGCGGCTGGGTAACGAAATATGTTTTTGTATATTTAACCGGTGCGCACTTTCCGGCAACGGCAGCACCGTTCCAGGATTTCTTCGTACAGTTTATTTCAGCACCGGTGCAGCCTCTGCTGTGGGGAGCTTTGTTTTTAGGCGTATGCATTTTTGTTGTTGTACGCGGAGTTTCCAGCGGAATTGAAAAGTTCAGTAAGTTTTTGATGCCGTGTTTGTTTCTGCTGCTGATTGCAATCATGCTTCGTGCGGTCACTTTGCCGAACGCTTGGGAAGGCGTTAAGTATCTGTTTGAAATCCGGCCGGAGGCGATCAATGGTGATACACTTGTCGCGGCTTTGGGGCAGGCCTTTTTCTCTTTGTCAGTCGGAATGGGGATCATGGTAACCTATGGTTCGTATGTTCCCAAAAAAGAAAATCTTTTGCGCAGTGCGGTGATGATCTGTTTTTTGGATACGCTGGTTGCGATTTTAGCCGGCTTGGCAATTGTCCCTGTGGTTTTTGCTACAATGGGGGCTGAAGGCCTGGGCATGGGCGGCGGCTTTGCTTTCATGGCGCTGCCGGAGGTTTTTGCGATGATGCCCGGCGGTGTGTTGTTTGGCTTAGCATTCTTTCTGTTATTGTTTCTGGCAGCCCTGACCAGCGCGATCAGCATTTTGGAAAGCTGTACAGCATTCTTAAATGAAGAGCTGCACTGGAGCCGGCTGAAATCGACCTTGCTTTTGGCTGTGCCGATGAGTTTGTTCAGTATTGGCTATTCACTTTCTCAAAACGCGGATCGTGGGCTGAATCTGCCGTGGCTGGATTGGAAGCATGGGCTGCAGTGGCTGCCGATGAACGCGGTCATGGAGAAATTTACAGATAATCTGATGATTCCCTTAGGTGCACTGTTATTCTGTGTGTTTGTCGGCTGGATCTGGGGGGCCTCCAAAGCTGCGAAGGAAATCCGCGGCGAGGCGCAGAAACCATTCAAACTGGAAAAATTCTGGAGTTTTATCGTCCGATATGTGGCGCCGGTTGTGATTTTAATTATTTTGTATTTTACCTTAATTCAAGGACAAGGTCTTTCTTAA
- a CDS encoding S1C family serine protease, translating into MMNENHENPIPEENHCEHEAGMTAASQENRSANAQAETKEQESYAHVHVQPEPDPVLKELAKQRKSMKRTMVTGFLCCGLLAGGIGFGGGLLANQMNNSSTTLYRSTGSKVEVQPVAAGSEMSVEQVAALNQQSVVEIKTEKVTNSSFLQQYVQTGAGSGVIISEDGYLITNNHVIDGASTIQVRTSDGTTYDAVLVGTDSKTDVAVLKINASGLTPVTFGDSDNLNVGETAVAIGNPLGELGGTVTNGIISAKDRSITLDNQQMTLLQTNAAINPGNSGGGLFNSRGELIGMVVAKSSGSDVEGLGFAIPSNLVSKIAQELIANGYVTGRPAMGVTVLSIENAQTAMQYGVNSLGVYITDVESGSSAEKAGLQAGDRIISLNNQVVETFADLSAALDNYSVGDTVDIMVSRNGSTVTVSLTLQEKKNTTVPQNQNGETQSNPEVPLN; encoded by the coding sequence ATGATGAATGAAAATCATGAAAATCCAATCCCAGAAGAAAACCACTGTGAACATGAAGCCGGCATGACCGCTGCCTCACAGGAAAATAGAAGCGCCAATGCCCAAGCGGAAACCAAAGAACAGGAAAGCTACGCCCATGTCCATGTTCAGCCTGAACCGGATCCTGTGCTCAAAGAGCTGGCTAAACAGCGTAAATCCATGAAGCGAACGATGGTCACCGGATTTCTCTGCTGCGGCCTGTTGGCAGGCGGCATTGGTTTTGGCGGCGGTCTGTTAGCCAATCAAATGAACAATTCCTCCACAACGTTGTACCGTTCGACCGGCAGTAAAGTTGAAGTTCAGCCCGTTGCCGCCGGCAGTGAAATGAGCGTGGAACAGGTTGCTGCCTTAAATCAGCAGAGCGTTGTTGAGATTAAAACTGAAAAAGTGACCAACAGCAGCTTTCTGCAGCAGTATGTTCAAACCGGAGCCGGCAGCGGCGTCATCATCTCCGAAGACGGCTATCTGATCACCAACAACCATGTCATCGACGGTGCTTCAACGATTCAGGTTCGCACCAGTGATGGAACAACGTACGATGCCGTTTTAGTCGGCACGGACAGCAAGACCGATGTTGCCGTACTGAAGATCAATGCCAGCGGCCTGACGCCGGTTACCTTCGGTGATTCCGACAATCTGAATGTCGGAGAAACCGCCGTCGCTATCGGCAATCCGTTAGGTGAATTGGGCGGCACTGTGACCAACGGCATCATCAGTGCCAAAGACCGCTCGATTACCTTAGATAACCAGCAGATGACGTTATTGCAGACCAATGCCGCGATCAATCCGGGCAACTCCGGAGGCGGACTGTTCAATTCCCGCGGTGAACTGATCGGCATGGTCGTAGCCAAATCCAGCGGCAGCGACGTCGAAGGTTTAGGCTTTGCAATTCCTTCCAATCTTGTCAGCAAGATTGCCCAGGAACTGATTGCTAATGGTTATGTAACAGGACGGCCGGCGATGGGCGTGACGGTCTTGAGTATTGAAAATGCGCAGACCGCAATGCAGTACGGAGTCAACAGCCTGGGGGTTTACATCACGGATGTCGAGAGCGGCAGCTCTGCAGAAAAAGCTGGTTTGCAGGCCGGTGATCGAATCATCTCCCTCAACAATCAGGTCGTAGAGACTTTTGCGGACCTCAGCGCGGCTCTGGACAATTACTCAGTCGGAGATACCGTAGACATTATGGTCAGCCGCAATGGTTCCACCGTTACCGTCTCTTTGACACTGCAGGAAAAGAAAAATACGACTGTCCCGCAAAATCAAAACGGCGAAACACAATCCAATCCGGAAGTTCCGTTAAACTAA
- the spoIVA gene encoding stage IV sporulation protein A: METTEILKNIGERTGGDIYLGIVGPVRVGKSTFIKKFMEQAVIPYVEDEYEKGRMIDELPQSGEGKTIMTTEPKFVPNNAATIAFDDGFTVKVRLVDCVGFVIPEAKGYKDENGMRMVRTPWYDEAIPFNEAAKTGTQKVIQDHSTIGIVITTDGSIADLPRESYIEAETEVIEELTQIGKPFIIIVNSKDPASIQCRSVVDKLKEKTAVPVLAMAVNRLDENDIHVLLREALYEFPVSEINVQMPKWVSVLTDEHWLKQSVNSSIEESMKAITKLREVEGIVDILNENEYVEKANLATVDTGKGVAVVDLEVKSGLYNQVLKEIIGQDITDKAQLMQLMQEFAEAKREYDAISSALKMVKQTGYGFASASLHDIQLSTPEIVKQGGRYGVRIKAVAPSIHMIKVDVESTFEPIIGSKEQSEELVSYLLRDQESDPQAIWESDIFGRKLADIIKDGMNSKLSMIPETARVRLQGILTKLINRGKGNVIAIVL; encoded by the coding sequence ATGGAAACGACAGAAATTTTGAAAAACATCGGTGAAAGAACTGGCGGCGATATATATTTAGGCATTGTCGGACCAGTACGGGTAGGCAAATCCACTTTCATCAAAAAGTTCATGGAACAGGCCGTCATTCCGTATGTCGAAGATGAATACGAAAAAGGACGGATGATTGATGAACTCCCGCAGTCTGGAGAAGGCAAGACGATCATGACAACCGAGCCAAAATTTGTTCCGAACAACGCCGCGACAATCGCTTTTGACGACGGCTTTACGGTCAAGGTCCGGCTTGTCGACTGCGTTGGTTTTGTCATTCCGGAAGCCAAAGGCTATAAAGATGAAAACGGCATGCGGATGGTGCGGACACCTTGGTATGATGAGGCGATCCCCTTTAATGAAGCAGCCAAAACCGGTACACAGAAAGTCATCCAGGATCATTCCACGATCGGCATTGTCATCACGACTGACGGTTCAATCGCTGATCTGCCGCGCGAATCGTATATCGAAGCAGAAACGGAAGTCATCGAGGAATTAACACAGATTGGTAAGCCGTTTATCATTATTGTCAACTCAAAAGATCCGGCATCCATACAATGCCGAAGCGTCGTCGACAAATTAAAGGAAAAAACCGCAGTTCCCGTTTTAGCGATGGCGGTCAACCGGCTGGACGAAAACGATATTCACGTCCTGCTGCGGGAAGCGCTGTATGAATTCCCAGTTTCTGAAATCAACGTTCAGATGCCGAAATGGGTTTCCGTCTTAACCGACGAACACTGGCTGAAACAAAGTGTCAACAGTTCGATCGAAGAAAGCATGAAGGCGATCACCAAACTGCGTGAAGTCGAAGGCATTGTCGATATTCTCAATGAGAATGAATATGTTGAAAAAGCCAATCTGGCAACGGTGGATACCGGAAAAGGCGTCGCTGTCGTAGATCTGGAAGTCAAAAGCGGTCTGTACAATCAGGTCTTAAAGGAAATTATCGGTCAGGATATTACAGATAAAGCTCAGCTGATGCAGCTGATGCAGGAATTTGCGGAAGCCAAGCGTGAATATGACGCCATCAGCAGCGCCTTGAAGATGGTCAAGCAGACCGGCTATGGTTTTGCCTCCGCTTCGCTTCACGATATTCAGCTTTCCACTCCGGAAATTGTCAAGCAAGGCGGACGCTACGGCGTAAGAATCAAAGCGGTTGCCCCTTCCATTCACATGATTAAAGTCGATGTGGAAAGCACGTTTGAACCGATTATCGGCTCAAAGGAACAGAGTGAGGAATTGGTCAGCTACCTGCTTCGTGATCAGGAAAGCGATCCGCAGGCAATCTGGGAATCCGATATTTTCGGCCGCAAACTGGCGGATATCATCAAGGACGGCATGAACTCTAAACTGTCCATGATTCCGGAAACAGCACGGGTGCGGCTGCAGGGAATTCTGACAAAGCTGATCAACCGCGGCAAAGGCAACGTCATCGCCATCGTTCTCTGA
- a CDS encoding MarR family winged helix-turn-helix transcriptional regulator, translating into MEEAIRIVLEDLFDLQPLMLNRSMGIAQNENFSPVQLYVLFTLQCRGEMTLADCCRQTLISKQQLSKLIDGLVTRGIVARKPNPSNRRSILISISSQGSVILQEYKEKQIRHLTPYFAQLSEDELATLHHSFQDITQIMRKLHYKENTNHA; encoded by the coding sequence ATGGAAGAAGCTATTCGCATCGTATTGGAAGATTTGTTTGATCTGCAGCCGCTGATGCTCAACCGTTCCATGGGAATCGCGCAGAATGAGAATTTCAGCCCTGTTCAATTATATGTATTGTTTACCCTGCAGTGCCGCGGTGAAATGACGCTCGCCGACTGCTGCCGGCAGACGCTGATTTCCAAACAGCAGCTGTCCAAGCTGATTGACGGTTTAGTCACACGGGGGATCGTAGCCCGCAAGCCCAATCCCAGCAACCGCCGCAGCATTCTGATTTCAATCAGTTCCCAAGGCAGCGTGATTTTGCAGGAGTATAAAGAGAAACAGATTCGCCATTTGACCCCGTATTTCGCGCAGCTGAGCGAAGATGAGCTGGCTACGCTGCACCACAGCTTTCAGGATATCACGCAGATCATGCGCAAACTTCATTATAAGGAGAATACTAACCATGCTTGA
- a CDS encoding DegV family protein, producing the protein MKIAFVTDSGIGKTAAEMAADDIISLPLQISVDGRSLQDMEDIDKDQLITLLQQQKAMATSLPALGRIQECFEKLKAEGYELIFAVPICSGLSGTISAMQTTAAQLDLPIITIDTHVTAVVQEYLIRTAKQMAEAGASMEDIQAACQQVIDTTNTLILPSDMQHLKRGGRLTPLAATLAGLLKIKPILEINQRTMGRIDVKEKVRTYTRALERAVQIMKEDSIDEHYSITVAHVDAPQTAEQLAAILRRTFPKSEVQIIKLVNVVAVHTGLNTQAIQYFRKLD; encoded by the coding sequence AGCCGAAATGGCGGCTGACGATATCATCAGCCTGCCGCTTCAGATCAGTGTGGACGGCCGCAGTCTTCAGGATATGGAAGACATTGACAAGGATCAGCTGATCACCCTGCTTCAGCAGCAGAAAGCTATGGCAACGTCCCTGCCGGCTTTGGGGCGGATTCAGGAATGTTTTGAAAAACTAAAGGCGGAAGGTTATGAGCTCATCTTTGCCGTTCCGATCTGCAGCGGTCTGTCCGGCACAATCAGCGCAATGCAGACCACAGCAGCGCAGTTAGACCTGCCGATCATCACGATTGATACGCATGTCACCGCCGTAGTTCAGGAATACCTAATCCGCACAGCGAAGCAGATGGCGGAGGCGGGAGCTTCGATGGAGGACATTCAGGCAGCCTGCCAGCAAGTGATCGACACGACCAATACGCTGATTCTGCCAAGCGACATGCAGCATTTGAAACGCGGCGGACGCTTGACGCCGCTGGCCGCAACCTTGGCTGGATTATTAAAGATCAAGCCGATTCTGGAGATTAACCAGCGCACAATGGGCCGGATTGACGTCAAAGAAAAAGTCAGAACCTATACCCGCGCGTTGGAGCGGGCTGTGCAGATCATGAAGGAAGACAGCATCGACGAGCACTATTCCATTACAGTCGCGCATGTCGACGCTCCGCAGACCGCGGAACAGCTGGCTGCGATCCTGCGGCGCACCTTCCCGAAGTCAGAGGTTCAGATCATTAAGCTTGTCAATGTCGTCGCCGTTCACACCGGGCTGAATACCCAGGCGATTCAGTATTTCAGAAAGCTCGATTAG